The Lasioglossum baleicum unplaced genomic scaffold, iyLasBale1 scaffold0021, whole genome shotgun sequence genome contains a region encoding:
- the LOC143219041 gene encoding uncharacterized protein LOC143219041 isoform X1, which produces MHSNVTLATGNKMMPVPNLFCLLCKRNLDISSCINIYCTTLPRNGELLLANFISKVLRATLSELNDSYVCSQCYKMFEMLEQAQKTLLNIRCEILKIYCAGQRRKNVKQLINNDARLNARTVLEENELDLNEKNVQSFPIKELVKQQCIQNKITDHVSNLVDSINVETTSVDNTRTYDNSNSQNNVKKRQTFKNDTSCRSLSLNNDNNIYNIDSSEASTCTIKLHVNSGSKLKIFEKPNPLLSDNKLQVQNITESIESKCKKTDENAIEISEITNCSTASKAKKTKVPAKSEKASKHGPKSFTCSTCGTKWSTSAELKVHVKIHASLKPYTCEKCGQAYKRKHALELHVGMHNGINPFQCNFCNKCFSQKVALIRHLPMHTGETPYQCELCGKRFIHHTSYNMHKLSHSGKKSYKCHICDLSFLSTSHLKRHTRAHSGEKPYSCTLCGKRFTERYNLLAHQKIHNPSENKTKKANADGISDLKNSCTGSSVEPDSNDLSRNLDAEDNMMKFVLLQNPLPEIDESSFAVTFNDQRESTNYNASLQVITQSSDTSC; this is translated from the exons ATGCATTCCAATGTAACTTTAGCGACAGGCAACAAAATGATGCCTGTACctaatttattttgtttacttTGTAAGAGGAATCTCGACATTTCGtcctgtataaatatatattgcaCGACTCTCCCTCGCAACGGAGAATTATTACTAGCGAATTTCATATCGAAAGTGTTGCGTGCAACTCTTTCAGAATTAAATGATTCGTATGTCTGTTCTCAATGTTACAAAATGTTCGAAATGCTAGAACAAGCTCAGAAAACTCTTCTAAATATACGTTGCGAAATTTTAAAGATATACTGTGCTGGTCAGAGAAGAAAAAACGTGAAACAATTGATAAACAACGATGCAAGATTGAATGCAAGAACAGTTTTAGAAGAAAACGAATTAGACTTGAATGAGAAAAATGTACAATCTTTCCCAATCAAAGAGCTGGTTAAACAACAATGTATCCAAAACAAAATAACAGATCATGTATCGAATCTGGTTGACAGTATTAATGTTGAAACAACAAGCGTGGACAATACTAGAACTTACGATAATAGCAATAGTCAGAATAATGTAAAGAAGAGACAAACTTTTAAGAATGATACAAGTTGTCGTTCTCTATCATTGAATAATGAcaacaatatatataatattgatTCTTCAGAAG CGAGTACGTGTACAATAAAACTGCATGTGAATTCTGGGAGCAAATTAAAGATCTTCGAGAAACCTAATCCTTTACTTTCTGACAATAAGTTGCAAGTACAAAACATTACAGAGTCCATTGAATCGAAATGTAAAAAGACCGATGAAAATGCAATAGAGATAAGTGAAATTACTAACTGCTCAACTG CATCGAAAGCTAAGAAAACAAAAGTTCCTGCAAAATCAGAGAAAGCATCGAAACACGGGCCAAAATCATTTACATGTTCCACTTGTGGAACGAAATGGAGTACATCGGCTGAATTGAAAGTACATGTAAAAATTCATGCTTCATTAAAACCCTATACGTGTGAAAAATGTGGTCAGGCATACAAACGCAAACATGCGTTGGAACTACATGTAGGAATGCATAATGGAATTAATCCGTTCCAATGCAATTTCTGCAACAAGTGCTTCTCACAGAAAGTAGCACTTATAAGACACTTGCCAATGCACACTGGTGAAACACCATATCAGTGCGAGCTATGTGGCAAAAGGTTTATACACCATACATCTTATAACATGCATAAACTGTCGCACAGTGGAAAGAAATCTTATAAATGCCAT ATTTGCGACTTGTCCTTTCTCTCGACATCTCATTTGAAGAGACATACGCGAGCTCATAGTGGTGAAAAACCTTACAGCTGTACACTGTGTggaaaacgttttacagaacgaTATAATTTACTTGCACACCAGAAGATACATAATCCGTCCGAAAATAAAACGAAGAAAGCTAATGCGGACGGTATCTCCGATCTTAAAAACTCGTGCACAGGCTCTTCGGTTGAACCAgattcaaacgatttatcgaggaACCTAGATGCcgaggataacatgatgaaaTTTGTACTTTTACAAAATCCTCTGCCCGAAATCGACGAGAGTTCCTTTGCAGTCACGTTCAATGATCAGAGGGAGAGTACAAATTATAATGCAAGTTTGCAAGTAATTACACAATCATCGGATACTTCTTGTTGA
- the LOC143219041 gene encoding uncharacterized protein LOC143219041 isoform X2: MINYYIYCAGQRRKNVKQLINNDARLNARTVLEENELDLNEKNVQSFPIKELVKQQCIQNKITDHVSNLVDSINVETTSVDNTRTYDNSNSQNNVKKRQTFKNDTSCRSLSLNNDNNIYNIDSSEASTCTIKLHVNSGSKLKIFEKPNPLLSDNKLQVQNITESIESKCKKTDENAIEISEITNCSTASKAKKTKVPAKSEKASKHGPKSFTCSTCGTKWSTSAELKVHVKIHASLKPYTCEKCGQAYKRKHALELHVGMHNGINPFQCNFCNKCFSQKVALIRHLPMHTGETPYQCELCGKRFIHHTSYNMHKLSHSGKKSYKCHICDLSFLSTSHLKRHTRAHSGEKPYSCTLCGKRFTERYNLLAHQKIHNPSENKTKKANADGISDLKNSCTGSSVEPDSNDLSRNLDAEDNMMKFVLLQNPLPEIDESSFAVTFNDQRESTNYNASLQVITQSSDTSC, from the exons ATGATCAACTATTAT ATATACTGTGCTGGTCAGAGAAGAAAAAACGTGAAACAATTGATAAACAACGATGCAAGATTGAATGCAAGAACAGTTTTAGAAGAAAACGAATTAGACTTGAATGAGAAAAATGTACAATCTTTCCCAATCAAAGAGCTGGTTAAACAACAATGTATCCAAAACAAAATAACAGATCATGTATCGAATCTGGTTGACAGTATTAATGTTGAAACAACAAGCGTGGACAATACTAGAACTTACGATAATAGCAATAGTCAGAATAATGTAAAGAAGAGACAAACTTTTAAGAATGATACAAGTTGTCGTTCTCTATCATTGAATAATGAcaacaatatatataatattgatTCTTCAGAAG CGAGTACGTGTACAATAAAACTGCATGTGAATTCTGGGAGCAAATTAAAGATCTTCGAGAAACCTAATCCTTTACTTTCTGACAATAAGTTGCAAGTACAAAACATTACAGAGTCCATTGAATCGAAATGTAAAAAGACCGATGAAAATGCAATAGAGATAAGTGAAATTACTAACTGCTCAACTG CATCGAAAGCTAAGAAAACAAAAGTTCCTGCAAAATCAGAGAAAGCATCGAAACACGGGCCAAAATCATTTACATGTTCCACTTGTGGAACGAAATGGAGTACATCGGCTGAATTGAAAGTACATGTAAAAATTCATGCTTCATTAAAACCCTATACGTGTGAAAAATGTGGTCAGGCATACAAACGCAAACATGCGTTGGAACTACATGTAGGAATGCATAATGGAATTAATCCGTTCCAATGCAATTTCTGCAACAAGTGCTTCTCACAGAAAGTAGCACTTATAAGACACTTGCCAATGCACACTGGTGAAACACCATATCAGTGCGAGCTATGTGGCAAAAGGTTTATACACCATACATCTTATAACATGCATAAACTGTCGCACAGTGGAAAGAAATCTTATAAATGCCAT ATTTGCGACTTGTCCTTTCTCTCGACATCTCATTTGAAGAGACATACGCGAGCTCATAGTGGTGAAAAACCTTACAGCTGTACACTGTGTggaaaacgttttacagaacgaTATAATTTACTTGCACACCAGAAGATACATAATCCGTCCGAAAATAAAACGAAGAAAGCTAATGCGGACGGTATCTCCGATCTTAAAAACTCGTGCACAGGCTCTTCGGTTGAACCAgattcaaacgatttatcgaggaACCTAGATGCcgaggataacatgatgaaaTTTGTACTTTTACAAAATCCTCTGCCCGAAATCGACGAGAGTTCCTTTGCAGTCACGTTCAATGATCAGAGGGAGAGTACAAATTATAATGCAAGTTTGCAAGTAATTACACAATCATCGGATACTTCTTGTTGA
- the LOC143219063 gene encoding thialysine N-epsilon-acetyltransferase-like: protein MKAIIRRAKREDCKAIRNLIQELADFEKMSDGPRIDHKTLEKDGFDTEHPFFICFVAEINGNVMGYAISYYTYSTWCGKAMYLEDIYVTQEYRKQHIGGELLKAVAKEAVDNNCCRLDFSVLEWNPAQQFYKIKGATDLTVDEGWHHYRFSDTALKALAASI, encoded by the exons ATGAAAGCTATAATCCGCAGAGCAAAGCGTGAAGATTGCAAGGCTATAAGAAACTTGATAcaa GAACTTgcggattttgaaaaaatgtcagatGGACCAAGGATCGATCACAAAA CATTAGAAAAGGATGGATTCGATACGGAGCATCCCTTCTTCATTTGCTTTGTGGCAGAGATTAATGGGAATGTAATGGGATATgcaatttcatattatacatactCTACATGGTGTGGGAAAGCCATGTACTTAGAAGATATATATGTAACACAAGAATATCGGAAACAACATATCGGCGGTGAATTGTTAAAAGCTGTAGCTAAG GAAGCCGTGGATAACAACTGCTGCAGATTAGATTTTTCAGTACTCGAATGGAACCCTGCGCAAcagttttataaaattaaaggaGCTACAGACTTAACTGTAGACGAAGGATGGCATCACTACCGTTTCTCGGACACAGCTTTGAAAGCTTTAGCTGCTAGTATAtaa
- the LOC143219039 gene encoding uncharacterized protein LOC143219039 codes for MHLNLMHNRVTTILDFDPPWYLTYVNLSYNYISKMRDISCFWSIVHLDLSHNAIEVITGLQNLKYLKYLNLSYNLIECIENLDKMNIQKLNLEGNCITSFKSGLPEYNINTLPHLREIYLGYNRISNLEFFKDGYSLRVIDLKFNRISDLLELLNFKGFIDEIDLRGNGCTKWPNYKAVLLFSIPSIQKIDGVPVHSSEKIVAATLFASPINLMAARTVTKLTLLEQLNIPTIGLHVLPYDQASPPLLVLTGPSAVRKISLALHIAQTLPKKVKYCPWYTTKDLGDTKLERQSFIFANREEFNDMSRRGEFLAIQEMLGNSYGFHHNQIASLISEKKIGITQVDLHAAIQMCRRYSNAKPILVLTKSEKIHRSWIKEKFDVYTCIKESAEGLPKESDSRESAEYEGTMSHEDDSSNDAEEAYVARIHVSSSSVPRLFSTASDTDIEEKKYIKFQGEEFNDRKLMDPSFNFALDKESDLRVILDKGSAIEENEDLKRRRHQAKLMQRRSTLIHQELYTPDNLSESGSSEETLFDQFLMEMRNPEHLKDMYTDLVIKTRKMYLNHHINNPGFFCLVLLTDDYKRTFNRLIHFIYKSYTGYATEQPKFFTEVEHFSQVAVPEMVNTVIEEIRQSLSSSKQQTKTWLRTYGVTSFKNLMPSQIPRDSKKCLDADDN; via the exons ATGCACTTAAATCTAATGCATAACAGAGTGACCACGATTCTAGACTTTGATCCACCTTGGTATTTGACTTACGTAAATTTGTCTTATAATTATATATCAAAGATGCGCGATATTAGTTGCTTCTGGAGTATCGTACACTTGGATTTATCGCACAACGCGATCGAGGTAATCACCGGCTTGCAGAATTTGAA ATATTTGAAGTACTTAAATTTGTCGTACAATTTAATCGAATGTATCGAGAATTTGGATAAAATGAATATCCAAAAACTGAACCTGGAAGGCAATTGTATAACATCATTTAAATCTGGTCTACCCGAGTACAATATCAACACTTTGCCACATCTGCGAGAAATATATTTAGGATACAATAGAATCTCTAActtggaattttttaaa GATGGATACAGCTTACGTGTAATCGACTTGAAGTTTAATAGAATCTCAGATTTACTGGAATTGCTGAACTTCAAGGGTTTCATCGATGAAATAGATCTAAGAGGAAATGGTTGCACAAAATGGCCTAATTATAAAGCTGTACTCCTGTTCTCTATACCAAGTATACAAAAAATTGATGGTGTTCCTGTACATTCGTCTGAAAAA ATTGTTGCAGCAACTTTGTTTGCATCACCGATAAATTTAATGGCAGCCCGCACTGTAACGAAATTAACTTTATTAGAACAATTAAATATACCTACAATTGGTCTGCATGTTCTACCATATGACCAAGCAAGCCCACCATTATTAGTACTTACCGGCCCATCAGCAGTGAGAAAAATATCTTTAGCTCTCCACATTGCTCAAACACTTCCAAAAAAG GTAAAGTACTGCCCGTGGTACACCACAAAAGATCTAGGCGACACTAAACTAGAACGGCAGTCGTTTATTTTTGCGAATAGGGAAGAATTTAACGATATGTCTCGCCGCGGAGAATTTCTAGCGATTCAAGAAATGTTAGGGAACAGTTATGGGTTTC ATCACAATCAAATAGCTTCGTTAATATCTGAAAAGAAAATTGGTATTACGCAAGTGGATTTGCATGCAGCTATACAAATGTGTAGACGGTATTCCAATGCTAAGCCAATTCTTGTGTTGACGAAAAGCGAGAAAATTCATCGCAGTTGGATCAAGGAGAAGTTTGATGTATATACTTGTATTAAGGAAAGCGCAGAGGGTTTACCAAAGGAAAGCGATAGCAGGGAAAGTGCAGAATATGAGGGAACTATGTCACACGAAGATGATTCGAGTAAT GATGCAGAAGAAGCATATGTAGCTCGTATACATGTAAGTAGTTCATCAGTACCAAGGCTCTTTTCAACGGCAAGTGATACAGATATTGAAGAGaaaaaatatatcaaatttcaaGGAGAAGAATTTAATGATCGAAAATTAATGGACCCATCGTTTAATTTTGCATTAGATAAAGAAAGCGATTTGAGG GTAATTTTGGATAAAGGATCGGCCATAGAAGAAAACGAAGATTTAAAGCGAAGAAGGCATCAGGCAAAACTGATGCAACGTAGGAGTACGTTAATACATCAAGAATTATATACACCAGATAATTTAAGCGAATCAGGGTCAAGCGAAGAAACATTATTTGATCAA TTCCTAATGGAAATGAGAAATCCAGAACACTTGAAGGATATGTACACTGATCTTGTAATAAAAACAAGAAAAATGTACTTGAATCATCACATAAATAATCCAGGATTTTTTTGTTTAGTG TTGTTGACAGACGATTATAAGCGGACCTTTAATAGATTGatccattttatttataaatcgtACACAGGCTACGCTACTGAACAGCCTAAATTTTTCACCGAAGTTGAACACTTTTCGCAAGTTGCTGTTCCTGAAATGGTGAACACTGTAATTGAAGAAATAAGACA atCACTCTCGTCGTCAAAACAACAAACAAAAACATGGTTAAGAACTTACGGTGTTACGTCATTTAAAAACTTGATGCCTAGTCAAATACCCCGCGATTCAAAGAAATGTCTCGACGCCGATGACAACTAA